Genomic DNA from Pseudodesulfovibrio senegalensis:
AGCATGCGCACGGTGCCGCCCGAGAGCGTGAACTCGCGGCTCACCAGCTTGGGCACCGTGTCCGTGGTCATGATGGCCCGGGCAACGTCTTCGGGTGTGGATTTGCCGAGCTGTTCGCCCAGTGCGGGCATGGCGGCACGCCATTTTTCCATGTCGAACTGCAGGCCGATGACGCCCGTGGACGCGGTCAGGATTTCGTCCTCCGGCACATGGGCGGCCGTGGCGGCCAGTTCGCGGGTTTCGCGGCAGTTGTCCGCGCCCTGCCGGCCGGTGCAGGCGTTGGCCGAACCTGCGTTGACCAGAATGGCCCGGTGCATGGGGGTTCGGTCCAGCGCGGCCCGGCAGTGCAGTACGGGCGCGGCCTTGAAGGTGTTGGTGGTGAACACTCCGGCCGTGGCCGCGGGCGTTTCACTGACGATCATGGCCAGGTCGAGACGGCCGCTGTACTTGAGGCCGCCCTCAATGGCGGCAAAGCCGAAACCCTTGGGAACCGCTGTCATGGTCTGCTCCGTTGTTGGTTCGTGGAAAACGGTTGCATACTCCGAACAGGACCGTTTTCCAACTATTTTTCCGGTGGTATGGCGCCTGCCTCCCGCAGCGCGGCCATAGACATGCTCATGCGTTTCCCGGCATCCTCGCGGGTCCGTATTTCCACGTTGGTGGCGAAAAACCAGACATCCTTGCCGTTTTCCACCCAGCCCACGAGCCAGCCAAACTGCGGCTTAACGCGTTGCGCCCATCCTGACTTGGCGCGCATGAGCCATGTCTTGCCGCCGTTGCGGACCATGATTTTCTTCACAAAGCGCATGTGAGACGGTGAAAAAGGCAGGGTTTCAGCCTGCAACTGGCGCAGGAATTCGATCTGCTGGCGCGAGGTGATGCGCAGTCCGCCGTCGAGCCAGAAGGAGTCCGCCTTTCCTTCTATGCAGCGGTTTCCGTAGCCGCACAGGTCCACATAGTTTTGCATGCGGTCCGTGCCGATGCGTTTGGCGATGATCTGATAAACCCAGATCACGGAATGTTTGAACGCGGACTCCAGGGTTTGGTCTCTGTTCCACTCCTTTGACTGGTACCGGACGCCGTTCCATTTGAAGACCTCGTCCTTGTCGACCACTCCGGACTGCAGCGCGATGAGCGTGTGCAGTATCTTGAAGGTGGAGGCGGGCAGCCAGTCCTTTTGAGCGCGGTCCCGGTTCTTGAAGGACCATTTCTGGGTCTTGGGATTGAAGATGACCACGGACGCGCTGGTGGATGCGGCCGGTTCCGTCTTGGGTTTTGCGGGTTCAGTCTTGCGGGCCGGTTTGATGGTGCTGGGAGCCGGGGCCTTGGGGGACGTGTGCGCACAGCCCATGCACAGCAGCAGGACCGTCAGCAGGGAGCCGAGTTTCTCCATGAGGGCAACCTCCTCGAATCGTGGGGCGGCATCGGCACGGGACCAACGCCGAACGGGCTATCGGGTGACCCGTCTGGAAAGGCCGAAACGGTCGCGCAGCAGCATGAATCGCTCGTGGTTGGCACGCAGAAATTCGTTCAACTGCTCGATCACTTCGGGGTGATTCAAGGTTGAAAGGCGGTAGCTGACTCTTGTATACGGCAAATCGGGCGCCAATGTAAGGGCTTCGTGCGAGCGTTCCATGTGGTCAAGGTGGTAACGGGCCACGGCAAGGCAGCCGAACCCGCCGTCCACACGACCTCGCAGTACCATCTGGATGAGAGAATCGTAGTCGTCGCAATAGCTCAGGCGGACCTGCCCGGATTTGATGAGGTGTTCGTATTTGGTGGCGGTGAAGCCCCGCACCGTGGCCAGTGTCCTGAGCTGACGAACCTGCGTGCGCTTGCGCAGGGGCAGCACCATGACGCCGTCGTAGGCTTCGGAAACCTCGTCGCTGTAGAAGATTTCCATGCCTTGGCGTTCCTGCGGCTGCCACAGGGCGTTGTCCGGGTATTTGAAATCCAGGTCCTTGCCGTGCAGGAAACGGGAATACAGGCGCAGTACGGGCAGGGGCACGTATTCGAACCGGTAGCCGTGCTCTTGGGCGAATTCGTCCAGCACGACCCTGCTGAATCCTGTATAGATGCCGAGGTTGGTGGAATACTGTGGATAGTAGCGGATATCTTCGACGCCGACGCGAAAGACCTGCTCGGCCAGCGCCGACCCCGAGAAAGTCATGACAAGGAAAAATGTTATCAGAAGTCGGGTCACCGGCATCTCCATCGTTCGTGAGTCACGAATCATTATCACCCTCTTTTCGGGCAGGCAAGCTCCCCTTGCCAACCTTTCCGCGAACGGGCATATGAAGACCATAAACAAAAAGACCGCATGGAGCTTGTCATGATCCGACGTTGTTTGCTTACCGTGTTCGCCCTGACGCTGGCCGCAACCCCGGCCCTTGCTGAAACTGTCATTATCTCTTCGGGACAGACCGTATATGTTCCGGTATATTCCCATATATATCAGGGTATCAAGGCCCGGCCCTACAACCTGTCGGCCTTGCTCAGCATTCGCAATACCGATCCCTCCAACGCCATCACCGTTACTTCGGTGCGCTATTATGGTTCGGACGGTACGCTGGTGAAGAAGTTTCTGGAAGAGCCCGTGGTGGTGCAACCGCTGGCCACTGCCGAACACCTCATTATGGAGCGGGACACGTCCGGCGGGTCTGGGGCCAATTTTCTGGTGCAATGGAACGCTTCCGGTCCGGTCAACGCCCCGCTGGTCCAGGCGGTCATGATCGGCACGGCCTCCACGCAGGGAATATCCTTTGTGTGCGACGGCTGGGTCATCAGCGAAGACGGACGTTGACGCGCCAGCGCATCCCGGCTCTTCGGCAGTTCCCGGACTACGGCCGGGTTCCCATCACTTGCAGCATGTCGGCCACGGTGGGGCCGGCTTCGCTGTTCCATGCCGTGCGTGCGTTGCCACGTTCCTGATCGGTTTGGACCAGTCCTGCCCGCAACACGTTGGTCAGCGTTTTGCTCTGTCCGTTTTCGGTCATGGTGCCGTGTTGCACGGTTTCCACGAACAACACGTTGTTGTCGTCCCGGTTCATGACCTCGTGCGATCGCAATACTGCCTTCTTTTCCGAAACCCCGTCCCGGTAGCTTTCCTCGCCGTGCTCGCTGCTCAGCAGGATGCCCGGCACATCGTCTTCCGTGAGGGAACCGCCCGTGCGGAATCCGTTTTCCACGGGCAGGACGTTTTTTTGCGCGCGTTCGCTGTCCGTTTGGCGGGCAACGATTTTTCCGTCCCGGTATGTCTCGCTTTCCATGGATATCTGATACGGTCCCTTGCCGTTGAACTGGGCGTTGGCGTCTCCGGCGTCTTCATATTGGCTCAAGGCCATGCCCGTGGCCGCGTCCCCGTCATGCCTCATGAACCCGGAGGCCAGCATTTCCCCGGCGGCAAGTGGCTTGTCTCCGGCATATTCTTCGACCGGGACATGGGTGGACGACAGCAGGTTGGGCCGCCGGTCCGGCAAAGGCTGCGTTCTGCTTTGCTCTGCGGTCAGGGTGCCGTGTGAATTTTTGACCAGCTCGCCCTGTGAGAACCACCGCACGGAAAGCTCCTGCTTGAGAACAGGCACCTCGCCAAACTGTTTTTTCTTGGTGTCGATCCTGTCGGAAAACGAGGCCTCGCGCAGCCGCTCCCCGTCCTGATCGTATTCGGTCATGGAATAGGAGATTGCGGATTTTCCGTTCTGCATTTTTGACGTTCCGGGATTCTGGCCGGAGTTGAATTTGCCCGTCCGGTTGGTCTGCCGCCAGGAATCCGCCATATAGGAAGCCTGCGCCGTGCGCCGCAGTTTGCCGTCCTCGTATTCCTGCAGGTCTGCCCGGTAGGAGAGGTGCAGCGAATCGTCGGTCATGTGGTTGACCATGTCCTGCAGGCTGGTCGCGGTTGTTCCGAAGGCATCGGTGCCGATGCGCACATAGCTGGCGTCCAGCGTTGTGCTGTCCGTCATTTCGCGGATGATTTCGCCATGGTCGTACCACTGGATGCTGCGGTGCATGGCGGCGGTGGTATGCTTGGAGGCGTTATCGCCCAGCCCGGTGAGTGTGGTGCTCACGGTCTGTG
This window encodes:
- the blaOXA gene encoding class D beta-lactamase, with the protein product MEKLGSLLTVLLLCMGCAHTSPKAPAPSTIKPARKTEPAKPKTEPAASTSASVVIFNPKTQKWSFKNRDRAQKDWLPASTFKILHTLIALQSGVVDKDEVFKWNGVRYQSKEWNRDQTLESAFKHSVIWVYQIIAKRIGTDRMQNYVDLCGYGNRCIEGKADSFWLDGGLRITSRQQIEFLRQLQAETLPFSPSHMRFVKKIMVRNGGKTWLMRAKSGWAQRVKPQFGWLVGWVENGKDVWFFATNVEIRTREDAGKRMSMSMAALREAGAIPPEK
- a CDS encoding substrate-binding periplasmic protein, which produces MTRLLITFFLVMTFSGSALAEQVFRVGVEDIRYYPQYSTNLGIYTGFSRVVLDEFAQEHGYRFEYVPLPVLRLYSRFLHGKDLDFKYPDNALWQPQERQGMEIFYSDEVSEAYDGVMVLPLRKRTQVRQLRTLATVRGFTATKYEHLIKSGQVRLSYCDDYDSLIQMVLRGRVDGGFGCLAVARYHLDHMERSHEALTLAPDLPYTRVSYRLSTLNHPEVIEQLNEFLRANHERFMLLRDRFGLSRRVTR
- a CDS encoding DUF3124 domain-containing protein codes for the protein MIRRCLLTVFALTLAATPALAETVIISSGQTVYVPVYSHIYQGIKARPYNLSALLSIRNTDPSNAITVTSVRYYGSDGTLVKKFLEEPVVVQPLATAEHLIMERDTSGGSGANFLVQWNASGPVNAPLVQAVMIGTASTQGISFVCDGWVISEDGR